From the genome of Triticum aestivum cultivar Chinese Spring chromosome 3B, IWGSC CS RefSeq v2.1, whole genome shotgun sequence, one region includes:
- the LOC123068813 gene encoding uncharacterized protein isoform X5 — translation MVPRSEIKMWISTVAVMFPSPLPVNFLWPYRLSHSSEISLIDLVRYEGSKDKSTAQPARESHVSFSVKGLGHVKMETPLQSPRFTKRTLPLPPKASRYTQNKSRRSIPFDTTKGLDSLMYGISMMRERSASHKMGSLVDESSYVRRTNCYNSNDNLYPGDEDMFCNPQAPKGWQSNCSRRYDSLPDVNSDKLWNIESFNSDDHFPTPRAEHFDTVDYGFEERYSPERRTSTRTSMRFETSGHDLFSDQSLLDDDNDMLQFDWERQPSSKKIHSTNITFGPSAWSSDMVDDDSEKRKSPLSEESSSCAAAVKDISSNKPTLSVKCTEKNMNEKDDFHTSLDKFDIPNIGAHLDEMSVFRDEEEYHKRAIDRKNLEADYWPDKAMDQQRTQEPSCRLSLQEKFADWGSCTSHLKGSTRRNNPPSCTVMREDKPFDSIPDMDGFQTVGSTEWRPTSKVRPVFHRPDSAYDEIHWQNPVSDIFGNKTEFSDPFHATDLPSNIDTCTFLGQKADKKKEDNFDSLKKSNADIFHSASSVNETVVGQHTTCSQQSGKDSRRQGFDPGIDFQESRLHSFWEDGHVSDDTFQGDTELSSLLARKNDEKNKGGIERLEKPETKTSTQRSKPSGDFRNEMSEAETCSDGSEVTNYPGVQNGKSAAAATQLPANLCLEETSRGMFQIHAQVDCVKTIENPGVDFEAPVHVRNIIHDGGDHTKANPMFQSPFMAEKVGIEKKVISGVSSSNSDIQFEVMLERRVLQRFCVQKIVLETPMKDKLEKVTHFRTMEDGTVLRRSV, via the exons ATGGTGCCAAGAAGCGAAATCAAAATGTGGATCTCAACAGTGGCGGTGATGTTTCCTTCACCACTGCCAGTCAATTTTTTGTGGCCCTACCGGCTGAGTCATAGTTCAG AAATTTCACTTATTGATTTGGTCAGATACGAGGGATCAAAAGATAAATCTACCGCTCAACCTGCCCGTGAATCTCATGTTTCATTTTCTGTTAAAG GCCTTGGCCATGTCAAGATGGAAACTCCTCTCCAGTCACCAAGATTCACCAAAAG gaCTTTACCTTTGCCACCAAAGGCCTCGCGGTACAcgcaaaataaatccagaaggtcCATCCCTTTTGATACCACAAAAGGATTG GATTCTCTAATGTATGGTATTAGCATGATGAGAGAGCGAAGCGCTTCACACAAAATGGGTAGTCTTGTGGATGAGTCAAGCTATGTAAGGAGGACAAACTGTTATAACTCCAATGATAATCTTTATCCTGGGGATGAGGACATGTTTTGTAATCCTCAAGCTCCAAAAGGTTGGCAAT CAAATTGTAGTAGAAGATATGACAGTCTACCTGATGTAAATTCTGATAAACTGTGGAACATAGAATCATTCAATTCAGATGATCATTTTCCTACTCCAAGAGCGGAACATTTTGATACAGTCGACTATGGTTTTGAAGAAAGATACTCTCCAGAGCGAAG AACTTCAACAAGAACTAGCATGCGATTTGAGACTTCAG GGCATGACCTCTTTTCTGATCAGTCATTACTGGATGATGACAATGATATGTTACAGTTTGACTGGGAAAG GCAACCATCGTCTAAGAAAATACACAGCACAAACATCACTTTTGGCCCTTCTGCTTGGTCTTCTGACATGGTAGATGATGATTCAGAGAAAAGGAAGAGCCCATTGAG TGAAGAATCAAGCTCATGTGCTGCAG CAGTGAAGGACATATCGAGCAACAAACCAACACTGTCTGTAAAATGCACAGAGAAAAATATGAACGAGAAGGATGACTTCCATACAAGCTTGGATAAGTTTGATATTCCAAATATCGGTGCACATCTAGATGAAATGTCAGTATTCAGGGATGAAGAAGAATACCACAAAAGAGCAATAGACCGGAAGAATCTTGAAGCAGATTATTGGCCAGACAAGGCAATGGACCAACAGAGAACCCAAGAACCAAGCTGCCGTTTATCACTTCAGGAGAAATTTGCTGACTGGGGTTCTTGTACCTCCCATCTGAAGGGTAGTACTCGACGAAACAACCCACCGAGTTGCACTGTAATGCGCGAGGATAAACCTTTTGATTCTATTCCAGATATGGATGGATTTCAAACTGTGGGATCAACTGAATGGAGACCTACATCAAAAGTTCGTCCTGTTTTCCACAGACCTGACAGTGCGTATGACGAGATTCATTGGCAGAATCCTGTTTCAGATATATTTGGCAATAAAACGGAGTTTTCAGACCCATTCCATGCCACGGACCTTCCGAGCAACATTGATACGTGTACTTTCTTGGGACAGAAGGCAGACAAGAAGAAAGAAGATAACTTTGACTCTCTCAAGAAATCAAATGCAGACATATTTCATTCTGCGAGTTCTGTAAATGAAACTGTGGTTGGTCAACACACTACATGTTCTCAGCAGTCTGGCAAGGATTCACGAAGGCAAGGGTTTGATCCTGGTATTGATTTTCAGGAGTCCAGACTACATTCATTCTGGGAAGATGGCCATGTTAGTGATGACACTTTTCAGGGCGATACTGAGCTGAGTAGTCTGTTGGCAAGAAAAAATGATGAGAAGAATAAAGGCGGGATTGAGAGGCTCGAGAAGCCAGAAACAAAGACGTCGACACAAAGATCTAAACCTTCTGGAGATTTCAGAAATGAGATGAGTGAAGCTGAAACATGTTCTGATGGCTCGGAAGTGACCAACTATCCTGGGGTGCAGAATGgaaaatcagcagcagcagcaacacaacTTCCTGCAAACTTGTGTCTTGAGGAAACCTCAAGAGGAATGTTCCAAATTCATGCTCAAGTTGATTGTGTAAAAACAAT AGAAAATCCCGGTGTTGACTTTGAAGCTCCAGTGCATGTTAGAAACATTATTCATGATGGTGGAGATCATACCAAGGCCAATCCAATGTTCCAGTCTCCTTTCATGGCAG AGAAGGTGGGGATTGAGAAGAAGGTAATATCAGGCGTGTCATCGAGCAACAGTGATATTCAGTTTGAGGTTATGCTTGAACGTCGTGTTCTCCAACGGTTTTGTGTTCAGAAGATAGTGTTAGAAACACCAATGAAGGACAAGCTAGAGAAG GTTACACACTTCAGGACGATGGAGGATGGAACTGTCCTGCGAAGAAGTGTCTAA